Proteins from a single region of Sphingomonas morindae:
- a CDS encoding MFS transporter: MPTRPAPRGVGRNSILLPYIVAATYFTEYLDTTIVATSLPQMARSFGVGPNEVSLGMTAYMLTLAVLIPISGWIADRYGTRTVFGSAVVIFAVASVLCGSADGVLSFTAARVVQGMGGALMVPVGRMIVARNTDDAHMLRAISAITWPAIVAPVVGPTVGGFITTYASWHWVFFLNVPFSIAAFVAILVFVSDQAGQASKRLDVRGFLSCSASLVLLLCGMELASRQDVSLGLAGGIIVGGIAFGLVAVRHLRKAPQPILNLAVFRVHTYTTSVWWGGFARAGIEAVPYLAPLLFQVGFGLSAFHAGLLLLVTATGNLGMKAVTTPIMRRFGFRTVAIANGTAVAMTILAFAWLSPSTSRPVLFLVLFGYGVTRSLQLSTMTTLSFADVTDDLKSSASTLWSTMQQMTTGLGIAFGAMCLRLASLLRGGDQLMAGRAFEMIDFRCAFAITAALTLLPTIAYWRLPRDAGIKITRR, encoded by the coding sequence ATGCCGACAAGGCCAGCTCCGCGGGGTGTCGGGAGAAATAGCATCCTGCTCCCGTACATCGTCGCAGCTACTTATTTCACGGAGTATCTGGACACGACGATCGTCGCCACGTCCCTGCCGCAGATGGCACGATCGTTCGGTGTCGGGCCGAACGAAGTCAGCTTGGGCATGACGGCATATATGCTCACACTGGCCGTGCTAATCCCGATCAGCGGCTGGATCGCAGACCGGTATGGAACGCGAACGGTCTTCGGGAGCGCGGTCGTCATCTTTGCGGTCGCGTCCGTTCTCTGCGGATCGGCGGACGGCGTGCTCTCATTCACAGCCGCACGCGTGGTACAGGGAATGGGCGGCGCGCTGATGGTGCCGGTGGGACGCATGATCGTCGCACGCAACACCGATGACGCGCATATGTTGCGCGCGATCTCGGCCATCACATGGCCCGCGATCGTCGCTCCAGTCGTTGGCCCGACCGTGGGCGGCTTCATCACCACCTACGCGTCCTGGCACTGGGTGTTTTTCCTCAATGTGCCCTTTTCGATCGCTGCGTTCGTAGCGATCCTCGTCTTCGTTTCGGATCAGGCCGGCCAAGCCTCGAAGCGTCTCGATGTCCGTGGCTTTCTGTCGTGTAGCGCCTCTCTCGTCTTGCTGCTTTGCGGGATGGAATTGGCAAGTCGACAGGACGTAAGTCTCGGGCTGGCGGGTGGAATCATCGTCGGCGGGATCGCCTTCGGACTTGTTGCCGTCCGTCATCTTCGGAAGGCACCTCAGCCCATCCTCAATCTCGCTGTGTTCCGGGTGCATACGTACACGACCTCGGTCTGGTGGGGCGGGTTTGCCCGGGCGGGGATCGAAGCCGTCCCCTACCTGGCACCGCTGCTGTTCCAGGTCGGCTTCGGGCTTTCGGCCTTCCACGCGGGTTTGCTCCTGCTGGTCACGGCAACCGGAAACCTCGGCATGAAAGCTGTCACGACCCCGATCATGAGACGCTTCGGCTTCCGCACCGTCGCGATTGCCAACGGCACGGCCGTCGCCATGACAATCCTGGCCTTTGCGTGGCTGTCGCCGTCCACGTCGAGACCCGTGCTGTTCCTTGTGCTCTTCGGCTATGGCGTGACGCGATCCCTGCAACTCTCGACGATGACGACCCTGAGTTTTGCCGACGTCACGGATGATCTGAAGAGTTCAGCAAGCACGCTGTGGAGCACCATGCAGCAGATGACGACCGGACTGGGCATCGCCTTCGGTGCGATGTGCTTGCGTTTGGCGAGCCTCTTGCGCGGAGGAGATCAGTTGATGGCAGGTCGCGCATTCGAGATGATCGATTTCCGCTGTGCGTTCGCGATCACGGCAGCTCTCACCCTCCTGCCGACC
- a CDS encoding YbaK/EbsC family protein — protein MDRVDRVRQALLAAGHEDSIAEFPAGTHSAADAAAAVGCSVAQIAKSIVFRAGEDVILVVASGAHRIDRNKVAAAVGLAVKTADAAWVMSNTGFAVGGVAPVGHDCHVTTVIDSALLSLDPLWAAAGSPMHAFRTSAEQLIRLTNGMIAEVRQTEAVGT, from the coding sequence ATGGATCGGGTCGACAGGGTCAGGCAGGCGCTGCTCGCCGCTGGACATGAAGACAGCATCGCTGAATTTCCGGCAGGCACGCATAGCGCCGCCGATGCGGCGGCGGCCGTTGGCTGCTCGGTGGCACAGATCGCCAAATCGATCGTGTTCCGGGCCGGCGAGGACGTTATCCTGGTCGTCGCGTCCGGCGCTCACCGCATCGATCGAAACAAGGTCGCCGCCGCGGTCGGCTTGGCCGTAAAGACCGCGGATGCCGCGTGGGTCATGAGCAACACAGGGTTCGCCGTGGGCGGCGTCGCCCCGGTCGGTCACGACTGCCACGTCACGACCGTCATCGATAGCGCGTTGCTTTCGCTCGATCCGCTCTGGGCGGCAGCCGGATCCCCGATGCACGCGTTTCGGACGTCGGCGGAGCAGTTGATTCGCCTCACCAATGGAATGATCGCCGAGGTTCGTCAGACCGAAGCGGTGGGAACATGA